CCAGGAGCAGGGTTGCATCAACTGGCAGCCTTGGCCCTCGCCCCCCTCCCCCCGGGGCTGCGCAGCCCTCCCAGCTCCCTCGGACCCCTGGCCAATGAGAAGGGAGCCTTCCCGAGGTTCTCTAGTGTCTGGTCTCTTGTCGAGAGCGTCTTCAAGTCCAGGCAAATCCCGTCCCGAGCGGCCCGACCGCTCCTCCCCGCCCCCTTCCGTAGATTCCCTTCCTCTTGGCGGGGGCAGGCGGGCAGGGGACTCTTTCTAGGATACGTCCCCGCTCCGATCCCCCAGCGCCGGCAGTCGGGCACCTAGGGCTGGCCGGCGAAGGCCGACCTGGTCCCCCTCCCTGCACCCTCGCTCCTCCTGCACCCCCTGTTTTGGAGAGGGCTGCGGTCTGCTAGCGAGAGGGGGCGGGGCCGCGGGCGCTCCGGGGGCTTGGCTGGCTGCCCGGCCGGTGGTGGCCGCGGCCAGAGATGGCAGGAGAGgggcttggggtggggggaaccCAGGCTGCGCTCCCAAAGCCTAGCGCAGATTAGGCAGTGCCCTTCTGAGTGGTCTGATGGCCCTGAAGTTTGTTTTGTACCCCGGAAAGGCATTGCGGTGAGGCCAGGAATAAGGTTGGGCCTAATCTGACTGACATTCACCGACAAGCGATAATGGACCTACTAGATGCCAGGCCTGCTTTTTCTCTAAATCCTCAGGACTAAACCAGCAAAATGCGAGCTATActatagccccattttacagatgagaaaattgaagcccAGGAGGGGCTTAGGGAGAGATTCCCTTCTCTAACCTCACCCAGGGAGCTCATTCTTTGGCCTGAGTGTCCCTAGGATTTCAGAGTGTGCTTGGCACTTCAGAGagttttgcttgtttcttttctttccaggcAGCTTGAAGCAGGTGTATTCCTGGGGATGGGAGTCAGAATAGTGATAGTCCTGAGCTGTGTGACAGGGAAAATCTCTGCCCTTCTCTGAGCAACATGGTTTCTGGGGCTCCTAGCTTCAGTGGTAGAGGGATTGTGTCCTGGATTTCTGTTAGTTTGAGTTtaatcccccctcccccaccgtggtttaaggagccctgctgacacagtgttaagagctctgctgctaaccaaaaggttgaaaaggttggtggttcaacccaccagccactcagggaggaagatgtggcagtctgtttcagtaaagacttacagccttgggaactgtatgagacagttctattctgtcctatagggtctctataaggaCAGAGAGAGGCGAGTCTCAGATcatctcaatggcaacaggtttggtttttctgtttggaCCATAGTTAGGAGCTACATGGGGAGGAATGGCCCCCACTCTTGTTCCTTCTCAGCCATGTGACTTTGACCAAGTCATTTTActctctgagtctgtttctttctttgtaaaaaaaacagaaatgttaTTACTGAGAGCACTTGGGCACTGGAGCCAGAGTTAGCTGGGTTCATGTGCCAGCCCTCCCACtcactcactgtgtgaccttggccaagtgatCACCTTCTCTGGTCCACACCTTCTTCACATGGGGATTTGATAGTATCCCTGAATGACAATCGGGAGAATTAACTGAGAATACAAGCAAAAGACCAAAGCacaatgcctggaacatagtaactGCATCTGACATGCTAACTGTTGTGAGAATGTGGCCATGACATACATTTCCCATTACTCAGTGTCTCACAGGGGGATGCCTGAGCTTACCCTCCTGTCTGAGATGAGAGTAGTGTGCATCCCTCTCTGGGACAGTGCCTGAGAAGTGGTCAGAGGAGAATGGAATGGCTCAGGTGGCTGGGGCAGGCTGTGAGGGAGTGGCATTTAGATGTCAGCAGTGGGGAAAGCTGGTGGTGTCTGGTAGAAAAGAGGACCTTGTGAAGGAGCTGTGTGCTTAAGCAGGAACCCTCAGAAGACAGTGGGGTGCTCCTGATCTTACAGAGCATGGTACCCAAGGCCCCACTGAAGACCCAGATGTGCAGCCCCCTCAGCACTCTGGTGAGTTCACAACATGCCCTTTGAGTGGGTGAAGGCCTTGAGATAGATGTATCTCCAGTAAGTTCTGAGAGCTTCACTCTAGTGCTGGTAGTATGCTTTCAGAGTCTTATTGGGCTGTTAAATTACTTCTTCAAATATCACTTCCTTGGGGAGGCCTTTCCTCCCCCATCAGATAAGTCCCTTGTGCATACCGACTTCAGTCCCCCTTCCGCTGCCTAGGAGCTTTTGTCCCAATTGTAGTGAAACCGTTGTATAATTTAATTAGGTacttcttttctgtttctcttgctGGACTAGAAGCACCCAAAGGATACATCCTGCAGATCTCATCCCCTGCCCTCCACTGTTCTTAGCACCTAATAAATGCTCATAACTATTTGCCTCATAATAGCTTAGCTGGCACTTACGAACTGTGCAGGCTTTGAAGTCAGATCTGAGCTTGTGCCTGTCTGGGACAGGACCTTTCTGAGCCTTGGTGACTGTGTCTAAAAAGGGATAACAAGACCTGTTTCCCAGGGTGGTTGTGTGAAGTCGGTGAGAGCAGAAGCGTGAAGCACATAGCCTAGTGCCAGCTCTTGGCGGGCATACAAGAGTATGgcgcctctccccctccccccatcagAGATGGTCAGGGGCTGCTTGGGCTGTATCTTCTTCTCAGGTATAAACCCAGGCAGTTGTCAGTTCAGGTGACCAGAGAAGCCGATGAGCGTAGTGGGGCTCTTCCCCTCCCCAGCCAGCAGAGTGACTTTGCAGGTGCCTGTAACTGAGTCCTGGCAGAAGTCACAGACTGGGGCTACTCCAAGAGGCCGACGTAGCTGGTTGACAGAACCCTCGGAAGCCAGACTGAGCTGAAttcaaatctccaggcctttgttcaCTCCAACGGGCTATAGTAGTGGAGTGGAAAGGACCTTGGAAGCTAggcagacctggattcaaatctcaAATTGACCACTtctcaccaaaaaaaacaaacacgttgctgtcgagttgatcctggctcatagcaaccctatgggacagagtagaactgccccacagggtttccaaggatgtaatctttatggaaagcagactgtcacatcttttgcctgtggcagagcggctggtgggttctaaccaccaaccttttggttagcagtcaagcgcttaaccattgtgccaccagggctcattggcCACTTCTCAACTGATGCATAACCTTTGGAACCTTAAACTTTATTTGTGAGCAAAATAGagatctctccccacccccactcctaaAAGCTGATGTAACAATTAAGTGAAACCTGTATAAAGTGCCCAAGCTAATGTAAAAGTTTAGCGTGAGCTTAAGTTAGGAGCCAGACACTGAAATGAGGTGATTATCCTCTTTTTACAACTTGCCTGAagccttgtttgttgtttgaccACCTGTCTTGTGACCCTATGTGACCCACTCAGTTGGAACTATAGAAACAGCCACCGTTGGCCCTCTCTTGGCCCCACACTAGCTGTACTACCCGTGGGCATGGCACCTGCCCACACTgggtttcattttcttcatctgtagagaTGGAGATCATCCCTTTATCTGATAATGCTGAACCTGCACCATCCAATATGGCGGCCCCTAGCCAATGTGGCTTCTTAGATTtaagtaaattaaaattaaaagctcAGTTTTTTAGTCacatcctggtggtgtagtggttaagagcccagctgctaaccaaaaggtcagcagttccaatccaccagccactccttggaaaccctatgaggcagttctactctgtcttacaggttttgctatgagtcggaacagactcgatggcacctaacgacaacagtcaCATTTCAAATGTTTAGCCACAGTGGCTCTAAGCTACTGTATTTACTGGGCAGtacagatatagaacattccatCATCACCGAAAGTTCTCTTGGACTGTATGTGTTACACTGGGGTAACAACAGGAAACTAGATGCAGTGTGTATCCTCAAGATGAGAAAGAACACAGTATGACAGGTGCTGTGACTGAGGGATCCCGGGGTCAGTGGGCGGAGAGAAGGGGATTCTCATGGCTGAGGAACCCCAGATGCAAAAGCCTTGAGGCTATTGAGACCTTGAGAAATTTAGAGAATGAGAATCCCAATTCTGTCACCTCCTTCCCAGCTGAGGTGGTGGGAGTGATTTGATTTGACGTCTCTGTGCCttattctttatctgtaaaatgggggcaataGTAGCAgttaataggagtccctgggtgccacaagtggttaagccctcagctgctaaccaagaggttggcactttgaacccaccgagaggcaccttgcaagaaaggcctggtgatctgcttccaaaagattacagccatgaaaatcctatggagtacagttctgctctgacacacatggggcccgTGAGTTAGAATCAGCAGTAACTGGTTAGTTAGTTTTGTAGTAGCTCCTTCCTTGGAAGTGTAGGCGGTGCATGTGAACTCAGTGCTTAGCCAGTGGTAGCCAGTGTTGTTATTTACTGTCATTATTGACTCCCTACCCCAGgaataggagtccttgggtggtataaaaggttcagtgcttgactactagcagaaaggctggcagttcaaacccagccacaggcacctcggaagacatgcctgacaatcttcttctgaaaggtcacaaccttgaaaaccctatgaagcagtctactctgcacacatagggtcaccattagtcagaatcgacttgacggcaactaacagcaactccAGAAACGAGAGAAGAGCTGGTTTGGAGGTGTCATTTTTTGGCAGTGGGACCCTGCCCATCTGCTTCACCTGGAGTTCTGGGTGTCAAGGTTAGAGAACCATCTAGATTTTCCAGCCATAGATTAGAATCTACTTGGTTTTGTCTTCAGGGCCTTGCACTGTCCCTTCTCTCTGGAATGCTCACCCCCTCCCCCAGATCTTTACAAGCCCTGCTGTCTTCTCATCATTTAGGTATCAGCTCAAAGATTACCTCTGAAGctgtctaaaccaaaaccaaacctattgctgtccagtcaattctgattcatagagaccctctagacagagtagaactgccccatagggtttccaaggagtggctggtggattcgaactgctgaccttttttagttagcacccaagctcttaaccactgcgcatcCAGGGCTCCTGTCTACTCGAACTAAAATACTGCACACAGCCCTACTCCATCATAACACTACCTCATTGTTGTATTTCATTTGCTTTCTAGAACTTATGATTTGAAATCCTATTCATCTATTGTTTGTCTTACTGCATTATATCGTAAGTTCTACGAGGGCTGagactttgtctttttattgctgtgtTCTGGCTGTCTGGCAAATAGTCATCAAAAACATTTGTTGGGTGAACAGGTTAATTCTGGTTCTACTGggaaagcacttagcacaatgcttTATACTTGTTAAAGTGATCAGTAAATAGTACAAAACAAGGGTCCTCTACCCTGACTAGATATTATGCCGGGGCCCCACTCCAGACCAATTAGTAGAATTACTGGAGGTGGGACctgggggtattttttttttaaagcttctccAAGGGATTCCGATATAGGTCTGGATTGAGAAGCCCTTGTTTGGAATTAACAATGAGGTTAATGATAGCTGACTTTTATTAAGTACTTAATGTGatacaggtactgtgctaagcatTATCTCATTAACTCTCATGACTACTCAGTGAGAATAGGTACTGTTATCCCCATTAtttgttgaggaaactgaggttcacatAGCTAGCAGATAGCAGGTGGTAGAGTTGTAATTTGAGCCCAGGCAGTTTGTGTCCAGAGCCTCTATCTTTTAACTGCACTCTACTATGATAATAGTATTAATAATaactgttattgttattagggcTGAAAATATTGGGGGATCCGGACCCTTCACTTACAGACCCACAGATAGCAGCTCCTCCCTTCGCAGCCCCAGGGAAGATTTTGCAGTGAGAAGGGATCCCAAGGCTGCTCGCAGCACCTCTGGTGggccctccctgcctgccttccagtcctgccCCACCCTGTTGTTTCTATCTGTCCTCAGCTCCCCTGAGGGGGAGGCCCAGTGTGTGGAGTCAGCAATCCTTATCTCGCAGACTGTGCTGTTGGGCTTTTTCCCTTAGACGAGGGAGGAGGGGAGCTGAAAGGGGAGTGAGTGCTTGGGGATTGTGGCGATTACTACGCCAGACTTGGAACGGCTTGGCCTGGTAGGTCCCAAAAGTGTGGGCTGAAAGGGGCCTGAGTAGTCAGCCCAGCCACCTTCTCTGTCTAGGATTGAGACTCAGAGAATCTTAGATTACTTTTCCAAGTCTGGATTTTAGTTGGGAAGGGGGACTTTCCCTGTCCAGTGAGGGGCATGACTCTGGTTTTGGTAAACTGTTTCCAAGGCCAGTGCTGAGATGACCCTTCTTCTCCCCTCCCTGTCCCaattaacaaaacaaatgaattaaaaaaaaaaaaaaaaactcctcctaAATCCCATTCTTTTTTGTGTTTAAATCCCATTctaggactgttgttgttaggtgccatcgagtcggttctgactcaggaaacactgcctggtcctgagccatccttacaatcgttgttatgattgagctcattgttgcagccattgtgtcaacccacctcatcgagggtcttcctattttccgctgaccctgtactctgcctagCATTCCAGGACTAGGAAAGAAGATTCCCTAAGTACATGACCCTGATGGTTTCTAAAGAGGCTCAAATACATGCAGATAGGAGCAGCTCCTCCCACATGTCATAATAGCTGCTTCCATCAGCCTTGCACACACACCCTGCTCCCATTCCCTCCACACTCTCTGCTTTCTCCATTCGCAGGCTGGTGTGAATGACCTGACTCCACCCCGCTCTCAGCAAAATGTGGTCTGGTAGTAAGGAGACTTGAAACAGATAATTGCAGGATAGTGTTTTTAGGAATGAAAACTGAAAATTGTGGGGTCACAGAAGAGGGGCCttctgagggccagggagaaggttCCCAGACCCTGATATACTGTAAGAGTTAGCTCTGCAAAAGGAATGACCAGTGGGAGGGGAGTGGCCTGGGCCACTGGTTTATCTGAGGGGTTATGGGAAGTTGAGGCAGGGTTTGAAGCCAGTTGATAAGATCTGTACTTCAGAAAGTTGACTCTGACTGCTGGATAGAGGATGGATAGGAGAGGGCAGGCTGTGGAGGCAGGAAGGCCTTTTGTGGAACTGGGGGTGGTGGTTCAGACACGGCATGGTGGTAGTCTGTGAGGTGGCAGTGGTGATTTTTCCTGGCTAGGAGTGGTCAAACCATGCCTTATGTGGGTTCTTCAGGGCTGCCAAAAAGGTGGCCCCTGGAGATGTGCGACATGGCGACTTCCCAGATCCCTCTCACCCAGCAATGCTGGGGCTCCTGGGTTGCTGCTCAGTTCCTGATGAAATCAGCcctcttgctatgcttgagaatGGACGCGATGGCAATGGGACTGCTCTACCCGCCAAACAGTGTGTTTATCTCCCAACTGAGTCCTTCGTGCTGGGTGTACCAGAAAGGTGGTTTAAAGCTCACTGTGGTCTCTTGTGTGAGAAGGAAGCTGGAGAGATAACTGTCCACTTAGCGTTCCCCTCTACACCAACTAACCATGATGTATCTTCTGCCAGGAACAGAGGGAGAGACCGTCTTGGAGAGGCCATCGAGGGCCCAGCGCCTTCATCCCAATGGAGGAGGTAAGCTTGGAAGGGGTTAGGAATCTTTTGTCCTTGGAAAGAAAGGATGGAATATTGAGTAGGCAGGAGTCTTCACATCCCTTGAAATAGCAGCTTTGAAACTACCCCTTCAGATTCCTGACTTGTTTAATCCACAAAACAGCTCTGTAAAATAGGTACTATCAAACCCATTTTACTGGGAAGAAACAGGCTTGAAGAGGTAACGTAGTAATAATACAGCTAGGTAAGAGCCAATTTTTAGATTCCCAGATTAGTGCTCCTTTTTCCTTAAGAAGATAGAACTATCTGTGTTTTATCTTCTTATTCTTCACAGTGCatatattaaaactttttttttctgttttaaaagtaatatatgttcattgtaaaaaaaaaaaaaataataatccagtATTTCAGAAAAAGCTTTGGTCTCCTGTAATCCCAGCCCCCACAGAGATAATCACAACCATTTGCTGCtgtttttggactttttttttcatgcaGACACTTATTTTCAGTACAAAACGAAGGCCATAGTTTACaacttgggtttttttgtttgttttcacttaACAATGCAACTGAGATATCTTTCATCTACTGAGTCAGttccttctttcatttattcagtagATACCAATGGAATGACTaatctgtgctaggcactgttctaggtgctgagaatacagcagtgaacaaaacagccaAAAATCTTTGGCATcacggagcttacattctaacgtgtacatgtgtgtatgtgcgcaTCCTTGTATGTgtacgggggtggggggagtgtatTAGTACCTTCAAAATACGTGTATGAAAAAAATAAGTTTCCTCATTTTCCTTTGGCTTTTTATCAGCGAAGATGAATGTTTTGTTTCCTTGTCCTTTTGTTCTCCTAAATGTATAGGCCAAGTGGTGAATGAGCTGGTTAAAGATGTTTAAATGCCCAAATCTCCGTCCCCCTTGTAAATATAAGATGAAGAAGAACCACCCACAGATCTCTTACGTCTGTAGCCAGAATTTTTTAAGCTCAAAGTATtgttcatatatgtgtgtgtatatatatatatatatttaccgtTTATAAATAACCAGTCCCCTTttataataaagaaaagaaataggtTTGGGGGTTAATCTGACATTTGCCAGATCTGTGAGCAAGGActaaacctctctgggccttgatgTCCTCATCTGTCAACTGGGGAAAATAATAGCATTCACTTTACTGGATTATTGGGATGATTCATTGAGGTAATGCAGGAAAGCTCCAGGCTCCTCAGCGTGAACTCCTTTGCACAGCCCCACCTCCCGCGTGGTTGTATGAATTTGCATTGTTAGAACAAAAGTTTCATGAGGGGAGAAAAAACTGCACTTTAATCTTTGTGCCTATTTCCCTATCTAAAAATGATAAGATGCCTAATACACATTTGTTTAATCACTTAATGAAATAATATCTTTTCCTCCCCTAAAAAACCAAACGCTTTGCcgtcgagttcattccgactcatagcgaccccgtaggacagagtagaactgcctcatagggtttccaaggagcagctggtggattcgaactgctgaccttttggttagtagacaagctcttaacctctacaccaccatgGCTTCTTCTTCCCCTAGTCTCCCCTTTTTTGGGACGTGATGGTTGTTTTCGTTTTCTTGCTGTTATAAACCCACCACAATGAATATCTTCGTCTCTGGTGGGGAGGGCAGGAGGTTAACCTGTGTTCTCCTTATCTTTTCCTGGTAGATTCTTCAGGAGGGGTCTGAGAGCCTGGAGCAGCACCTGGGGCTGGAGGTGCTGATGTCTTCAGGGCGGGTGGACAACCTGGCAGTGGTGATGGGTCTGCACCCTGATTACCTTAGCAGCTTCTGGCGCCTGCACTACCTGCTGCTGCACACGGATGGGCCCCTGGCCAGCTCCTGGCGCCACTACATTGCCATCATGGTGAGCCTGTCAGGCCTGACTCTTGTTGGGGTGGGCCACACGGAGGCTTCTGCCCTGGGATCTCTCTGCTGGGGGCTTCCCAAGCTGTTTCCAtagacgagagagagagagaggaagcgtAGAGCAGAGGAAAGCCTGGTTCTGTGTGACCATCCATAGAATTTTAGATTTTGGAGTTATCTTTAGTGTCTTGCAACAGTTTGTCCTGTGATGTCTCCTCCATGGGGCATCCACCCTGACCAGGGCACAGAAGGAGGGAGGGTAACCCAGGCTCTGGCCTTCACCCCACAGGCTGCTGcccgccaccagtgctcctaccTGGTGGGCTCCCACATGGCTGAGTTTCTGCAGACTGGTGGTGACCCCGAGTGGCTGCTGGGTCTCCACCGTGCACCCAAAAAGCTACGCAAACTCAGCGAGATCAACAAGTTGCTGGCGCATCGGCCATGGCTCATCACCAAGGATCATATCCAGGTGCAGTGGGCAGAGAGGCGGGTCCTCAAGGGACCCCAGGGGCCAGGCTGGGGGCAGCCAAGGGACAGGCACTGAGTGGGTCTGGCCTTCCTTCTCCTCCAGGCCCTGCTGAAGACGGGTGAGCACAGCTGGTCCCTGGCGGAGCTCATTCAAGCCCTGGTCCTGCTCACTCACTGCCACTCCCTGGCCTCCTTTGTGTTTGGCTGTGGCATCCTTCCCGATGGGGACCCAGAGGGCAGCCCTGCCCCCCAGGCACCTTCGCCCCCCAGTGAGCAAAGCAGCCCCCCGAGCAGGGACCCACTCAACAACTCTGGGGTAAGTCACCATCAGCTGGGACTTGGGGAGGAAGCCAACATGGCCTTTGGTCCTTTGGTGAAGCTCctgcttccttgtctcttcacacTGAGAGGCCTTAGGAAAGTTATTTGACTTTGaagctcaatttcctcatctctgaaatgggaaTAAAGAGGACTGTAAGGATTAAATCACAgtgggttgtgaggattaagtaaaaTAGCTATATGACTGGCCTCTCAGCATGTAGCCCTGTAGACTCAAAGTCTACTGGTTTTTAGCATTTCAAAAAGATAAAGTGAGGTGACCTCTTACTCCATGAGGTAGTCTTGTtagttttaatataaaaatacagtTACTTCAAAAATGTCTTCCCTGTGAGGGAAGCTGATGCTCAGAGAGGACGTGTTTATCCTGTAACTTCTTAAACTTCACTTTTGGAAGCCCGGTCGTGTGAGCCGCACAGcatgtgcctggcacagagggtGCGCTGGGCCTTTACAGCCCTCCGGGAAGCCTGCACGTAGGAAGGGTGTGTGGAGTGTTCTGGGgctgagggaggaaggaggaatagATGGTCACCACTGGGCCCCCTCCACCAGGGCTTTGAGGCCGCACGTGACGTGGAGGCTCTGATGGAACGCATGAGGCAGCTTCAGGAGAGCCTGCTGCGGGACGAGGGGGCGTCCCAGGAGGAGATGGAGAGCCGCTTTGAGCTGGAGAAGTCAGAGAGTCTGCTGGTGACCCCCTCAGGTACAGGATCACAGGCATCCAGGTTCTTGGGGTTCCCCCCTGCTTAAACCACCTCGGGTGAGGACTAGTCACCTCTGTACCCTATACCTCCTCTGCTCTGGAGGCAGCCAGGCCTTGACCATCCTTTCGCCAGGTGTCTGAGCATGGGCTTTGGGATCAGACTGGGGTTTGAATTCTGACCTCTTCCCCTTACTGGCTACTGACAAGTCACAGTCTCaaggcctcagtctcctcacacGTCAAGGATTGGTGTGTAGAATAAATGGGGCAGCAGGGTCAAAGCTCTTAGTATAGAGCCTGGCCAAGGATAAGCAGCTCCATAAAAAACTGCCACTATTATTAttgcttggagccctgatggtgcagtggttagagcttagctgctaaccaaaaggttggcagtttgaacccaccagccgctgcatggaaaccctatggggcagttctgttctgtgctatagggtagctatgagttggaatcagctattGTGATTACTGGGGGCCttatctcccttcctcccccaggCCTGACCCCAACTGTAGCCTGGCCCCACTCACTGTAGTAAGGGactttctctggccctctactctGTGCCTTCCCCTGCCCCTATTGATCATTATTTAGGAGTTGAGgcctgcctgtgtgtgtgctCCATGCATCAGCCTCATGGTGGCTATTTCTGACATGGTTTTCAGCTGACATCCTGGAGCTCTCACCACGCCCAGACATGCTGTGCTTTGTGGAAGACCCCACTTTTGGATATGAAGACTTCACTCGGCGAGGGGCTGAGGCACCCCCCACCTTCCGTGCCCAGGTAGGCCTCTCCCTATGAGTCTTGGCCATTACCCCAGATTAACGAATAGGTAGGGGATAGATGGTTTAAGTAATTATGGAGTTGGGCACCTCTCTTCCTACCTGGAATGCCTCAAAATTCCATGAGGGGAGTGG
This DNA window, taken from Elephas maximus indicus isolate mEleMax1 chromosome 3, mEleMax1 primary haplotype, whole genome shotgun sequence, encodes the following:
- the SESN2 gene encoding sestrin-2 is translated as MIVADSERRAELKGYLPFTRGGGGAGAGEEQRERPSWRGHRGPSAFIPMEEILQEGSESLEQHLGLEVLMSSGRVDNLAVVMGLHPDYLSSFWRLHYLLLHTDGPLASSWRHYIAIMAAARHQCSYLVGSHMAEFLQTGGDPEWLLGLHRAPKKLRKLSEINKLLAHRPWLITKDHIQALLKTGEHSWSLAELIQALVLLTHCHSLASFVFGCGILPDGDPEGSPAPQAPSPPSEQSSPPSRDPLNNSGGFEAARDVEALMERMRQLQESLLRDEGASQEEMESRFELEKSESLLVTPSADILELSPRPDMLCFVEDPTFGYEDFTRRGAEAPPTFRAQDYTWEDHGYSLIQRLYPEGGQLLDEKFQAAYSLTYNTMAMHSGVDTSMLRRAIWNYIHCVFGIRYDDYDYGEVNQLLERNLKVYIKTVACYPEKTTRRMYKLFWRHFRHSEKVHVNLLLLEARMQAALLYALRAITRYMT